A single window of Polaribacter sp. SA4-10 DNA harbors:
- a CDS encoding TetR/AcrR family transcriptional regulator: protein MARKKEYIEDEVIDKAMNLFWQNGYENTSMQMLEKEMGINKFSIYASFGNKHGVFIKSLKAYKTKSNVFFNKFKNASNGVEDIKQFFYDSVSALYKEENQKGCFVTNTYNEFSESEDPIIKEQMSLFMDDLKSLIIEKLSIESSKDEETILKHANYLLLAKHGLAAAARVNSRKEIEDYIEMTFNNI from the coding sequence ATGGCAAGAAAAAAAGAATATATTGAGGATGAAGTAATCGATAAAGCAATGAACTTGTTTTGGCAAAACGGTTATGAAAACACGTCTATGCAAATGCTTGAAAAAGAAATGGGTATAAACAAATTCTCTATATACGCTAGTTTTGGTAATAAGCATGGTGTTTTTATTAAGAGCTTAAAAGCGTACAAAACAAAATCTAACGTGTTCTTCAATAAGTTTAAGAACGCTTCTAATGGTGTTGAAGATATTAAGCAATTTTTCTATGACTCCGTGAGCGCGCTGTATAAAGAAGAAAACCAAAAAGGATGTTTTGTTACCAATACCTATAATGAATTTTCTGAAAGTGAAGACCCCATTATAAAAGAACAGATGTCTTTATTTATGGATGATCTTAAGAGTTTAATTATAGAAAAATTAAGCATTGAGAGCTCTAAAGATGAAGAAACAATATTGAAGCATGCCAACTATTTGTTGTTAGCAAAACATGGTTTGGCCGCAGCTGCTAGAGTTAATAGCAGAAAAGAAATTGAAGATTATATAGAAATGACGTTCAATAATATATAA